The region ACTCGGCAATGAGCAGCCACGATGCCCTGATGGTTGCCAGCGGCATTACCACGGTGCTGGATGCGATTGGCGTCGGCGATGTGCGTGATGGCGGTCATCGCCTCGAGAACCTGAGCAAAATGATCAACGCCATTCAGGACAGCAACCGCAAAGGCATCAACCGGGTCGACCACCATCTGCATCTGCGCTGTGAGTTGCCACACAACACCACGCTGCCGCTGTTTGAAAAGTTGATGAGCACGCCTGAGCTGTCACTGGTATCGCTGATGGACCATTCGCCAGGCCAACGTCAATACGCCTCGCTGGAGATGTATCGCACCTATTACCAGGGCAAATACTCGTTGAATGATGAGCAGATGGATCAGTTCGAACGTGAGCAACTGGCACTGGCTGCCGAGTTCTCGACACCGAACCGCAACGCCATCTCCAGCCTGTGCCGTTCACGGGGGATCCCGATTGCCAGTCACGATGATGCTACTGCCGCACATGTGGCCGAATCGCATGAGGTGGGCAGCACCATTGCGGAGTTCCCCACCACCATCGAGGCTGCCCGCGCCTCGCGTGAGTGCGGTATGCAGG is a window of Pantoea rwandensis DNA encoding:
- the phnM gene encoding alpha-D-ribose 1-methylphosphonate 5-triphosphate diphosphatase, producing the protein MIVNNVRLVLENEVVAGSLEIRDGRIASFSDSTSQLPGALDGENAFLLPGLVELHTDNLDKFFTPRPKVDWPAHSAMSSHDALMVASGITTVLDAIGVGDVRDGGHRLENLSKMINAIQDSNRKGINRVDHHLHLRCELPHNTTLPLFEKLMSTPELSLVSLMDHSPGQRQYASLEMYRTYYQGKYSLNDEQMDQFEREQLALAAEFSTPNRNAISSLCRSRGIPIASHDDATAAHVAESHEVGSTIAEFPTTIEAARASRECGMQVLMGAPNIVRGGSHSGNVAAWELASHGLLDILSSDYYPASLLDAVFRLVADERNSLTLPQAAALVTRHPARAIGLHDRGVIGEGMRADLVLAHTEHGHPHIRHVWSQGRLVF